A window from Neoarius graeffei isolate fNeoGra1 chromosome 14, fNeoGra1.pri, whole genome shotgun sequence encodes these proteins:
- the josd1 gene encoding josephin-1 isoform X1: MGSTPCSGKGRGVGSFQELGCMPWKVSKQKGEAVGGGCASESYEALNAGVVPPPQQPPAIYHEKQHRELCALHALNNVFQDGAAFSRETLQEIYQRLSPSTLVTPHKKSMLGNGNYDVNVIMAALQTRGYEAVWWDKRRDVSSIALPNVMGFILNVPSNLRWGPLRLPLKRQHWIGVREVGGVYYNLDSKLRNPHLIGNADELRKFLRHQLRGKNCELLLVVLEEVEVHQTWRSDNI; the protein is encoded by the exons ATGGGGAGTACACCATGTTCTGGTAAGGGGAGGGGAGTAGGTAGTTTTCAGGAGCTGGGCTGTATGCCATGGAAGGTGAGCAAGCAGAAAGGTGAGGCTGTTGGAGGTGGATGTGCCTCTGAATCGTATGAAGCTTTAAATGCCGGCGTCGTCCCTCCTCCTCAACAACCTCCTGCCATCTACCACGAGAAGCAACACAGAGAGTTATGTGCTCTGCATGCACTAAATAATGTCTTCCAGGATGGTGCTGCATTCAGTAGAGAGACACTTCAAGAAATCTACCAGAG GCTCTCTCCTAGCACATTGGTAACCCCTCACAAGAAGAGCATGCTGGGCAATGGCAACTATGATGTAAATGTCATCATGGCTGCATTACAGACTCGAGGGTATGAAGCTGTTTGGTGGGACAAAAGAAG AGATGTGAGCAGTATTGCACTGCCAAATGTGATGGGCTTTATTTTGAACGTGCCATCCAACCTTCGTTGGGGGCCTCTGCGTCTGCCACTCAAACGGCAGCACTGGATTGGAGTGAGGGAGGTGGGTGGAGTCTACTATAACTTGGACTCAAAACTGCGCAATCCCCATCTCATTGGAAATGCTGATGAACTCAG GAAGTTCTTGCGTCACCAGCTTCGAGGGAAGAACTGTGAATTGCTGTTGGTTGTGCTAGAGGAGGTGGAGGTCCATCAGACCTGGAGGAGTGATAACATTTGA
- the josd1 gene encoding josephin-1 isoform X2 — protein sequence MGSTPCSGKGRGVGSFQELGCMPWKVSKQKGEAVGGGCASESYEALNAGVVPPPQQPPAIYHEKQHRELCALHALNNVFQDGAAFSRETLQEIYQRLSPSTLVTPHKKSMLGNGNYDVNVIMAALQTRGDVSSIALPNVMGFILNVPSNLRWGPLRLPLKRQHWIGVREVGGVYYNLDSKLRNPHLIGNADELRKFLRHQLRGKNCELLLVVLEEVEVHQTWRSDNI from the exons ATGGGGAGTACACCATGTTCTGGTAAGGGGAGGGGAGTAGGTAGTTTTCAGGAGCTGGGCTGTATGCCATGGAAGGTGAGCAAGCAGAAAGGTGAGGCTGTTGGAGGTGGATGTGCCTCTGAATCGTATGAAGCTTTAAATGCCGGCGTCGTCCCTCCTCCTCAACAACCTCCTGCCATCTACCACGAGAAGCAACACAGAGAGTTATGTGCTCTGCATGCACTAAATAATGTCTTCCAGGATGGTGCTGCATTCAGTAGAGAGACACTTCAAGAAATCTACCAGAG GCTCTCTCCTAGCACATTGGTAACCCCTCACAAGAAGAGCATGCTGGGCAATGGCAACTATGATGTAAATGTCATCATGGCTGCATTACAGACTCGAGG AGATGTGAGCAGTATTGCACTGCCAAATGTGATGGGCTTTATTTTGAACGTGCCATCCAACCTTCGTTGGGGGCCTCTGCGTCTGCCACTCAAACGGCAGCACTGGATTGGAGTGAGGGAGGTGGGTGGAGTCTACTATAACTTGGACTCAAAACTGCGCAATCCCCATCTCATTGGAAATGCTGATGAACTCAG GAAGTTCTTGCGTCACCAGCTTCGAGGGAAGAACTGTGAATTGCTGTTGGTTGTGCTAGAGGAGGTGGAGGTCCATCAGACCTGGAGGAGTGATAACATTTGA
- the xrcc6 gene encoding X-ray repair cross-complementing protein 6 encodes MADWSDYRNDDDDEVEQEEGEDPAGEYQSSGRDSLVFLVDASKEMFVKGEDGEPSNFDMTMQCVRNVYTSKIISRDRDLVALVFYGTEQSKNPRNSFKHVYVYHDLDSPGARRVQEIDNLRGDKGAQLAAEIMGSGETSLGDALWCCSNLYSDIKLRLAHKRLMIFTCRDDPHGGDRNRDKLACTKADDVKETGVVIDLMHLSKPGGFDVSLFFCDIVTPSEDELELGLQLEPCGKLEELTKRVRAREMPKRAQSRLTFSLGDDMKVAVGVYILVRTASKPSAVRLYRDTNEPMRTKTRLFHTQNGSLLLPSDIKKAQVYGNKQIVMEKDEVDEIKKFDEPGLVLMGFKPMDRLKLHHHIRPALFIYPEEEQVTGSSCVFTALLQKCSERNVFALCKFTSRRNTPPRFVALVPQTEVLENSVVQVAPPGFHAIFLPYADDIRTLDVHECPTASAEQVNKMKEIVHKLRFKYRSDAFENPVLQQHYRNLEALALDMMAPEAIEDFTLPKLEMIDDRLGPLVQEFKDLVYPADYNPEGKPSAKRKPAEARGGVDKKPKVELSEDELRAHVAKGTLGKLTVPVLKDACKQFGVRTTGTKKQELIDALTAQL; translated from the exons ATGGCTGATTGGTCAGATTACCGAAATGATGATGACGACGAGGTTGagcaagaagaaggagaagatccTGCAG GAGAATACCAGAGCAGTGGGCGTGACAGCTTGGTGTTCTTAGTGGATGCGTCTAAAGAAATGTTCGTTAAAGGAGAAGATGGAGAACCTTCTAACTTTGACATGACAATGCAG TGTGTGCGCAATGTGTACACCAGTAAAATCATAAGTCGTGACCGAGACCTGGTTGCATTGGTGTTTTATGGGACTGAGCAGAGCAAGAACCCCAGAAACTCTTTCAAACATGTCTACGTTTACCATGATCTGGATTCTCCTG GTGCTCGGCGTGTGCAGGAAATCGATAACCTGAGAGGTGATAAAGGGGCTCAGCTGGCTGCAGAGATCATGGGCAGTGGGGAGACATCACTCGGAGATGCTCTGTGGTGCTGTTCAAATTTATATAGTGACATTAAGCTACGGCTGGCTCACAAACGCCTCATGATTTTCACCTGCAGAGATGACCCTCACGGAGGAGACAGAAATAGAGACAAACTGGCTTGTACTAAGGCTGATGATGTTAAAGAGACAG GCGTGGTTATAGATTTAATGCACCTAAGCAAGCCGGGAGGGTTTGATGTTTCCCTGTTCTTCTGTGACATTGTAACCCCCTCTGAGGATGAGCTTGAGCTTGGGCTGCAGCTTGAACCTTGTGGGAAACTTGAGGAACTCACAAAGAGGGTCAGGGCTCGAGAGATGCCAAAGAGAGCTCAGAGTAG gctgaCTTTTTCTCTGGGAGATGATATGAAGGTGGCAGTGGGTGTGTATATCTTGGTCAGAACAGCCAGTAAACCTTCTGCTGTCCGATTGTATAGAGATACCAATGAGCCAATGCGCACTAAAACCCGTCTCTTCCACACCCAAAATGGAAGCCTGCTTCTGCCCAGTGATATCAAGAAAGCCCAG GTTTATGGAAACAAGCAGATTGTGATGGAGAAAGACGAAGTGGATGAGATCAAAAAGTTTGATGAACCTGGTCTTGTTCTGATGGGATTTAAGCCTATGGATCGTTTGAAATTACACCATCATATACGGCCTGCATTGTTCATATATCCAGAGGAGGAGCAAGTCACAG GGAGTTCCTGTGTTTTCACAGCTCTGCTGCAAAAATGTAGTGAAAGAAACGTGTTTGCATTGTGCAAGTTCACTTCACGCCGTAACACTCCGCCTCGCTTTGTGGCCTTGGTACCCCAGACAGAAGTGCTGGAGAACAGTGTGGTTCAAGTTGCACCTCCAG GTTTTCATGCTATTTTCCTACCTTACGCGGACGATATACGCACTCTGGATGTGCATGAGTGTCCTACAGCCTCTGCTGAACAAGTTAACAAAATGAAAGAGATTGTGCACAAACTCCGCTTCAAATATAG GAGTGATGCATTTGAAAATCCAGTTCTGCAACAGCATTATAGGAATCTGGAGGCCCTAGCTCTGGATATGATGGCACCTGAAGCTATTGAGGACTTTACAT TGCCCAAGTTGGAAATGATTGATGATCGACTTGGTCCTTTAGTTCAAGAATTCAAAGATTTGGTCTATCCAGCGGACTACAACCCTGAAGGCAAGCCATCAGCCAAACGCAAACCAG CTGAGGCTAGGGGAGGTGTTGATAAGAAGCCAAAAGTTGAGCTGTCAGAAGATGAGCTGCGAGCCCACGTGGCTAAAGGAACTTTGGGAAAGCTGACGGTTCCTGTGCTGAAAGATGCCTGCAAACAATTTGGAGTACGAACAACAGGCACCAAAAAACAGGAACTCATAGATGCTCTGACTGCGCAGCTCTGA
- the desi1b gene encoding desumoylating isopeptidase 1b has product MEDQTYSVKLYIYDLSKGLARQLSPLLLGKQLEGVWHTSVVIHGAEYFFGGQGITNCPPGATLLGEPDAIVDLGNTEVPKDIFTEYISSLHESTYRPETYHLFEHNCNTFSSEMAQFLTGRKIPSYITDLPSDVLSTPFGQTLRPLIESVSIAPPTDNSFNGQR; this is encoded by the exons ATGGAGGATCAGACCTACAGTGTGAAGCTCTATATTTATGACCTGTCAAAGGGACTTGCTCGCCAGCTCAGTCCTCTGCTGTTAG GAAAACAACTGGAAGGAGTTTG GCACACATCAGTAGTAATCCATGGAGCGGAGTATTTCTTTGGGGGACAGGGTATAACAAACTGCCCACCG GGTGCTACACTGTTGGGAGAGCCAGATGCCATAGTGGATTTGGGAAACACAGAAGTTCCTAAGGACATATTTACAGAATATATCTCATCCCTGCACGAGTCAACATACAG ACCAGAGACGTATCACCTTTTCGAACACAACTGTAACACCTTCAGTAGCGAAATGGCCCAatttttaacaggaagaaaaattccaTCATATATTACCGACCTGCCGTCTGATGTGCTTTCCAC GCCTTTTGGACAAACACTGCGTCCTCTGATTGAATCTGTCAGCATTGCTCCACCTACAGACAACTCTTTCAATGGACAAAGGTAG